A region of the Synergistaceae bacterium genome:
AAATTAAATTTGTTTGTTAATAAATCCCTCTGTGTGATAGAATTCATGCGGAGGGAATAAATTTTTTAAGTATTAAGGAGGTTGACAAGAATGAAAGAATTTGCGTATAATGTCGCAGGTCGCAGGTCGCAGGTCGCAGGTCGCAGGTAGATTCTATTCTTTCACAGGTTAAAATATTATCCCATAAAAAATTAATTCGTTTTTCTTTATTGTTGGGAGGCTGCTCTCATGATTAAAGAGTTAATCTCAACAAGATTTAAGAATATGAAGGGTCAATTTTACCGCCCTGTTATTTATGAGTGGGAAGAGGAAATAGCAAAATATTTTAATGTCCCGGTAAAACAAGTATTTCAAGATACACGAGACATAACAAAATATTTTAGAAAATTTATTCAAGCAATCAAAAATTTAATCAAGACTCTATTTCCTTTTACAGTAAAAATAAAACGCTCTGTAATTGATCCTGTAAGTATGCCGATATTAGTTCAGGATTTAAATTTGCCGTTATCAATATCATTCTTATTGTTTCACGGTGAAATGTCTGTGTGTGTTGGAAATAATGCACTGCCGATTTTTTTAGACATTTGGGGAGGTGAAAATAGTTATGATTTTGAACAAGTTCTCAGGCGCACAAAAGATTTAAAAATTTTTTATGTAACATCTCGATATATTTTCAACTGTATTAAAGCTAGAAATCCTGAGCGTAATGTGCGTTATATGCCGCTCTCTGTTGCAGATAAATATCACTCTGAAAATTTTATGAAATATCGCAGCAAAGATATTGACGTGCTTCAATTTGGCCGTAAAGATGAGATCCTTCATGAATATATGCTCAAATATGCAAGCGAACACAAAAATATTAATTATGTATATTGCGCAGAAACTGGAAACAGTGATTATCTATCAACAACAAACGGCAATTTAGGTAAAATGAAGACTCGTGATGAATTTATAAAATTGTTGTCCCGCGCAAAAATAAGCCTCGTATCACCTCCCGGAATGGATAAAAAAGTTGATTCTAAATATGGAATTAATTTTGTTACACCGAGATTTTACGAGTCTGCAATTTTAGGCTGTGCATTAATCGGCCGTTATCCTGACAATCAAGAATTTCGCGAGCTCAATATGTCTAAATACTGCCCTAATATCACGAGCTATGAACAATTTTGCGAATCCCTTGAGCTTGCACTAAATATAACGCCTGAAGAATTATACTCGCAAAATCATGACTTCATAATAAATTCTTTAACAAGTCAGCGCGCAAAACAAATTGAGAGAGATTTACGCGAAATAATATATCATGACTAAATATTTAATTCTCGGAGCGGGGCCGGCTGGTCTTAGTTTTGCACATAGATTATTAAAGCTGGGTGAGAAAGATTTTATAATTCTTGAAGCAAATAACGAGGCTGGCGGGCTGTGTAGATCTCTCAAAGTTGACGGCTCAATAATTGATATAGGCGGCGGGCATATTCTCGACGTCAGGCGGCCTGAAGTAGTAAAATTTTTATTTGATTTCATGCCTCGTTCAGAATGGAATTATTTTACTCGCGACACTATAATAAATTTTCAGGGGCAAAATATCTCTCACCCTTTTGAAGCTAATATTTGGCAGCTCGATATTGAATCTCAAGTAAATTTTTTGTGTTCGATTGCCCGGGCCGGCTGTGTTACTGGTAAGAGTAAACCTGAAAAATTTTGCGACTGGATTATATGGAAGCTCGGCGAGAAAATAGCGCGTGATTATATGCTGCCTTATAATCAAAAAATGTTCGGTGATGAATTAAATAATTTAGGCACTTATTGGCTTGAGAAATTGCCGGAAGTCAGCTTTGAAGACACCTTAAAATCTTGTCTTGAGCACAGAGCCCGCGCAAAACAGCCCGGACATGCTGAATTCTTTTATCCCGTAAAATCCGGTTATGGTGAATTATGGCTGAGAATGGCAAAATCTCTTGAAAGACAAATTTTTTATAATCAGCACGTTTCTTGTGTAGATTTTGACTCGTTGAGAGTTAAGACTCTTGAGGGCGGCGAATTCAACGCAGATATAATCATTAACACTATACCCTATAAAGAATTTCGCGAGCTTTCAGGAATGCCCGACTCTTTGCGCGATTCTATAAATGAACTCAAGCACACTTCTATAGCGATAAAATATTTTCATGAGAATCTAAATATTTCGGCTCAATGGGTATATTGTCCTGACTTGAATCTGCCCTATCACAGAATATTTTTACAGCATAATATTTTGCCTGACAGCGTAGGCTACTGGACTGAGACGAATGCAGAAAGATTATCACCCGGCGAAAAAGTTTTATACTTGAATAAATATTCATATCCGTTAAATACGCTTAACAAGCCGCGAGTCATGAATAATTTATTAACGTGGCTTAAAAGCAAAAATTTTTACGGGCTCGGACGCTGGGGGGAACATCAGCATTATAACTCGGATTTAGTTGTCGAACTTGCTATAAAACTTGCTGATAAATTAGTTGCTGGGTAATAAAAAAAGTCGCTTTTACGCGGCTTTATTATTTGTTGTAGTGGCGGCACCTGGATTCGAACCGGGGACAACGCGGGTATGAACCGCGTGCTCTAGCCAACTGAGCTATACCGCCATGATTTTGCGATTTTGGTGGCGGGGAAAGGATTTGAACCTTTGACCTTCGGGTTATGAGCCCGACGAGCTTCCAGACTGCTCCACCCCGCGACGTGGCTTAATAAAAAATGTGCCGGACGAGGGATTTGAACCCTCACGGACTTTACGCCCTCGGGATTTTAAGTCCCGTGTGTCTACCATTCCACCAGCCCGGCAACACGATAAATATTTTAGCGTAAATGACTCTTTTATGCAAATTTTAAGTTTATTACATGCTGATATAATATTTTCTTGATTTTGATTATTACGTAAAAAATTTTTGCAGGAGGTTTATTAAAATTGGAAGGTAATTCAAGAGAAACATTTGCGAGCAGATTAGGATTTATATTTTTGTCTGCAGGCTGTGCAATAGGACTCGGCAATGTTTGGCGATTCCCATTTATAACGGGTAAATACGGCGGGGCTGCGTTTGTGTTGATTTATATAGCATTCTTGCTGTTGTTAGCTCTACCCATTATGGTAATGGAATTTTCCGTAGGCCGTGCCTCAAAAAAAAGTCCCTCGCGTTCATTTGCTGTCTTGCGTCCTGAGCATAAAGTCTGGTCAATATGGGGCTATGCTGCGTGGCTTGGAAATATTTTACTCATGATGTTTTATACGACTATAACGGGCTGGATGTTGATATATACTTATAATTCAGCGATCGGAAGTTTTGAGGGGCTTAATGCTGAGGCGGTCGGCAAATTTTTCGGTGATTTTCTTGATTCTCCGTCTCAAATGGTCATCGGCATGACCCTTTCTGTATTAATCGGCTCTGCTGTATGTTTTTCAGGTTTGAGAAATGGAGTCGAGCGCGTTACAAAAATTATGATGTGCGGCCTGTTAATAATCATGATTTCTCTTGCTGTCAGGTCTGTAACTCTTGAAGGTTCAGAGAAAGGACTAGAATTTTATCTCAAGCCCGATTTCAGCAAATTAGTATCAGACGGACTCATGACAGCTTTATATGCGGCACTGGGTCAGGCGTTTTTTACGTTGAGTCTTGGTATAGGCTCAATGGCCATATTTGGAAGTTACATCGAGAAAGATAGATCTTTATTCGGTGAAAGTTTAATAGTAACAGGGCTTGACACTTTTGTAGCATTGACTGCGGGATTAATAATATTTCCTGCCTGTTTTGCCTATGGAATTAACCCCGGAGCAGGTCCCGGCCTAATATTTGTTACGCTGCCTAACATGTTTAATGCGATGCCGAGCGGACAAATCTGGGGGACATTATTTTTCCTGTTTATGAGTTTCGCGGCACTCTCTACAGTTATAGCAGTCTTTGAAAATATTGTAGCTTGTTTCATGGATCAATTTGGCTGGACTAGAAAAAAATCAGTTATTATCATGACAATTTTAGTTTTTGTGTTATCGATTCCATGTGCATTAGGCTTTAATTTATGGAAAGATATTCAGCCTTTAGGAGCTGGCACGGGCGTTCTTGATCTTGAAGATTTTATTGTAAGCAATAACATGCTCCCGTTCGGTTCAGTTATATATTTATTATTCTGTGTTACTCGTTACGGCTGGGGCTGGGATAATTTCATAAAGGAAGCTGACGAGGGGAAGGGACTCAAATTTCCGGCTGCTTTACGCTGTTATTTGACGTATATCGTGCCTGTTATCATGCTTGTAATTATCGGAGTCGGTTATTATCAGACTTTCGCAAAATAATTTATTAATATTTCATGGGAGAATTTATCAATGCAGGATTTAAATAAATCGCGTGAGACTTTAGGGAGCAGACTGGGATTTATATTTTTGTCAGCAGGTTGTGCAATAGGTCTCGGAAACGTTTGGAGATTTCCATTTATCACCGGACAATACGGCGGAGCAGCTTTTGTATTAATATATATATTCTTCCTGTTATTTCTTGCGCTGCCCATTTTAGTAATGGAGTTTGCAGTAGGCCGGGCATCTCAAAAAAGTGTGAGTCAATCCTTTGAAGTCCTTGCGCCTAATAAAAAAATTTGGTCATTATGGGGTTATGCGGGCTGGCTGGGCTGTATATTACTCATGATGTATTACACTGTTGTAGCCGGATGGATGATAGCATATACTTGTTATTCAGCGTCGGGAATTCTTGAGGGCATTACACCGGACGAGGTCGGAGCAGTTTTTGGCGGTCTTGTCTCGAATCCTGAACGTACAGCACTTTGGCTATATGTCGCAGTCTCAATTGGCTTTATAGTCTGTTGTGCAGGTCTTGAGGCCGGAGTCGAGCGCGTTACAAAAATTATGATGGCCGGGCTGTTAATAATTATGATAGCTCTTGCAGTAAGATCCGTAACTCTTGAGGGTTCAGAGAAGGGACTAAAATTTTATTTGCAGCCCAGTTTTGAGAATTTAACAGCAAAAGGTTTCTGGACGAGCGTTTATGCAGCACTGGGACAAGCATTTTTCACGCTGGGACTGGGAGTCGGAAGCATGGCCATATTCGGAAGTTATATCAGCAAAGAAAAATCTTTAATGGGTGAAAGTTTAATAATTACCGGACTTGACACGTTTGTTGCTTTAACTGCAGGATTAATAATATTCCCGGCCTGTTTTGCTTATGGAATTAACCCCGGAGCCGGCCCCGGATTGATATTTGTTACTCTTCCTAACATGTTTAACTCAATGCCGAACGGGAGAATCTGGGCTACACTATTTTTCTTGTTTATGAGTTTTGCCGCGCTGTCTACAGTTATAGCAGTGTTCGAGAATATAATAGCCTGCTTTATGGACAAATTTAATATGAAGAGAGTACCAGCCTCAATTATTACATGCGTGGGAATCTTTATTCTGTCATTGCCCTGCGCTTTCGGGTTTAATATTTGGTCAGGATTCCAGCCGCTGGGAGAAGGCTCGAATGTATTAGATCTCGAAGATTTTATCTTGAGTAATAATATTTTGCCGATCGGAACGACTATATATTTATTATTCTGCGTTACTCGTTACGGGTGGGGCTGGGATAATTTTATTAAAGAAGTCGACACGGGCGAAGGACTCAAATTCCCGAAATTTTTGCGCGGCTATTTAACTTATGTAGTGCCGGTTATAATGCTCGTTATATTCGTTGTAGGCTACTGGGAGAAATTTTTCTAGTTTAGTGCGTGATTATTTGCGAATTCATGAATATATGAAATATTTGCGGGACTCATATGGCTATATATTCCGGGCTGTAATGCGTAAAAAATTTTTGTGAATCTGGTAATATAGTGATTACAAGAAATTTTGCCGGTTATTGCATTATGATTTACGGGCTGGGAATGCATGAAAGATTTTGCGAATATGCTAGAGATTTTGCCGGTTATGCATTCGGGGCCTGCTATAAAAAATTTTGCCGGTTCTGATATAAGATTTTCGCGTTAAAATTTTGCGAGGGCTGAAATATGCAAGTTATTCAAGCATTCATGTTATAATTATCGCAATTTATAGAGGGAGGTTATTATTCAAAAATGAAAAAATACGTTTGCACAGTATGCGGTTACGTCTATGATCCTGCAGTAGGAGACCCTGATAACGGAATTCCCGCGGGTACAGCTTTTGAAGATTTGCCGGAAGATTGGACTTGCCCCCCTTGCGGAGTAGGTAAAGAAATGTTCGAGGCAGAATAAACGAGATAAAATTTTTTGATTCCCCTGTCATTCACGGCGGGGGAATTTATTTTTTTGTCAAGATATAATTACGCAAGAATTAAAGTTTGAATATTCAACACCGATATATAACGTGTGAGGGCAGGGAAGCCTGATAAAATACAAAGGACTGTAGCACATAAATAAAAAATTTTGAGAGACGGCTTAAAACCGTTTGCAGGAGGCTAATATACAATGAGGATTTATCACAATATACCGGCACTCACAGCGTATAACTCGTTAAATGCGACAAATACGGCTATGGAGAAATCAATTCAGAAACTCTCAACAGGTTTGAGAATTAACTCGGCAGCAGATGACGCGGCAGGATTCGCAATCAGTGAAAAAATGCGCTCGCAGATTAACGGACTCGAAATCGCAATAAGAAACACTCAAGACGCTACGTCAATGCTTCAGGTCGCGGAAGGTGCACTCGGCGAGACAAATTCAATGCTTCAGAGAATGCGCGAACTTTCTGTACAGGCTTCAAATGATACTCTTACTTCACAAGACAGAAGTTATATACAGCTTGAAATCGATCAGCTCGTTGACCAGATTAACAGAGTCGCGAATACGACACAATTTAACAAGAAGAGATTACTTGACGGCAGTTCAGCAGGTATAACATCATCGAGTAATTTAAGCGTCAGGGCATTCGTTCGCGGTTCATTGAGGGAGCTCGACCAGTTCGGCCAGAAAAAATCTTTTGAGGGTAACTATAAAATTAAAGTAAACGTCGATCCTAATCAGACAGGACAAGGCCAAGTGCAGAAATCTTCTATTATGACGATTAAGCATCCTAATGTAATTACAGACGTAGAAATTAACAGCGATGAAGGCATTGTTAAAGTTGCAGTCGATAATTTACCGGCCGCAAATTTTGAATTAAGTGCTGTAACAACTCCTCCTGTTTCATCAGCCAGCGCAATTTCTTCATATTATGGATTTGATGAGGCTGCTGATTTAAGCGAAGTTCAGGCATATTTTACTCCGACTATAACAACAACTGCAGGCGATATTAATAATGCCAGTATCTTATTTGAGATTACTTCTACAAGTTCAGACAGCATTACTCTTAAAGCACAGTCAAATATTCTCGGACTTGACGGAACTGTAAACAGTGCTGTAATGGAAAATATTATTTTGCGCAATGACGGCACTACTACAACTACGCCGGATTTATCAAAACTTATCGGACTTGATGACGATGCCGGAGCATTCAATTTAGCTCTTGCAATACAGCCCGATGCTGATGCCCCCGAATTCAAGACAGGCGATAAATTTGTCTTTAACGTAGTCGGTGAAAGCACAACGACTGCCGCAGATATGGGAGTAAGTGTTACAGCAACTCAAGATCCCGACTGGCCATATAACTGGACTACGAATAATAATACAGCTGGTGAAAGTGTCTTTGCTGATACGGGCACATTAACTTATGCGCTTAATTCGTCCAATTGTCAGAATAAAGATATTCATTTCCGTAATTATTATTTAGATCAACAGAGGGGCACTGTTTACGACGGCGATATTATTATTACAACTGATGATAATTTTGCTGTTGCTAATATGACGGACGGCGACACCCTCACGAAATTTACAGCTGCATATATCGGCAAGACAGCAACGGGAGATACAAAGCTCCGTGATTTAAATACATTTTGGAACACTTCAGGCGTATTTATGCTTGAGAATCCGCAGACAATTACAATTACTCAGGGCGACGGCAAGAAAGCAAGCGTTACTCTTTATGCTACTGATACACTTAACGAGCTTCGTTCTAAATTTAACAGCGCAATTGCAAACGATCTCGGTCAATCCCAGTATGTTAACGGCTCTTACTCTGATTATTTCTGCACGTTCGTTGAGAAAGAACAGGGAGTCGACATGCCCGCACAAGGTCTTGAGACAGTACCCGGCACGTTTATTTTCAGGTCATTGCTTGCAGGTTCAGCGGGTGATTTGACGTTCAGCGGCGACGAAGATTTAATTAACACTCTTGCGTTCAACGTCGTTAAAGAAAGCTCAGTAGCAGCCTTCCAAGCCTCGATTTATGACGCTCACACCGGCACGCCTATAGCAACAAATGTGAAAGTCTCTGATAATCACTTAATCGGGATACTTCATGACAATGTAGATATTGAATTTGACGCTATGGCAGGAATTCAGGCAACATGGAGTCCTACAGAGAAAAACTTTATTCTTACTCCGACAAGTAACGGCTATGAGGCTACAATTCACATCGTTGACAGCTCTACAGTCTTCCAAATCGGCGCAAATGAGGGCGAAGATATTGCTATAGACATCGGCAACATGTCAGCAGCTTCACTCGGTGTAACTAAAGTAAACGTCGCAACCCGTGAGACAGCAGCCGCAGCAATAGGAATTATCGACCACGCTATTAATATCGTATCGAGTCAGCGTGCTAAAATCGGCGCATATCAGAACGCTTTAGACTACACAAGCGAGAACTTGACAACTACAATGACAAATTTAAGCGCGGCAGAGTCCAGAATCAGAGACGCAGATATGGCAAAGGAAATGATGGAGTTCGTGAAACTTCAGATTCTCAACCAGTCCGGCACGTCAATGCTCGCACAGGCCAACCAGCTCCCGCAGTCAGTGTTAAGTTTATTGCAGTAATAAAATATTTCGCGCTGATAAAATTAAAATATTCGAGATCCGGAAAAAATCCGGGTCTTTTTTTGTGTTCACGCGCTTATTTTGTTGTATAATAGCCTCGAATTCATTTATATAGTATTAGGAGGAAATTTTTATTATGGCTGTAAGAGTTGCAATTAACGGCTTTGGAAGAATCGGAAGACTTGCTTTCCGTCAAATGTTCGATGCAGAGGGCTACGAAGTCGTCGCTATTAATGACCTTGTTAAACCCAGCATGTTAGCTCACCTTCTCAAATATGACACAACGCACGGAAGCTACAAGAAAAATAGTATCACAGCCGATGACGAGGCCGGAAAAATCACAGTAGACGGCAAAGATATTACCATTTACGCAAAGCCGAAAGCAGAAGAATTACCCTGGGGCGAATTAAAAATTGATGTCGTTCTTGAGTGCTCAGGATTCTACGCTTCAAAAGAGAAGGCACAGGCTCATATCACCGCAGGAGCCCGCAAAGTAGTTATCTCTGCACCCGCCGGAAATGATTTACCCACAATCGTTTATAACGTCAATCACAAGACACTCAAGGCAAGCGATACAATTATTTCTGCCGCATCATGCACGACAAACTGCCTCGCTCCTATGGCAAAGGCTCTTAACGATTTAGCCCCGATCGTGTCAGGTTTCATGACTACAGTACACGCTTATACAGGCGATCAGATGATTCTCGACGGCCCTCACAGAAAGGGTGATTTACGCCGCGCAAGAGCAGCAGCCTGCAACATCGTCCCGAACTCAACAGGAGCAGCAAAGGCAATCGGACTCGTTATTCCTGAATTATCCGGCAAACTTGACGGAGCAGCGCAGAGAGTTCCCACTCCTACAGGTTCTACTACGATTCTTGACGCAGTAGTTGAAGGCACATGGACAAAGGAACAAGTCAATGACCAAATGAAGAAGGAAGCGACAGAGTCATTTGAGTATAACACTGATCAAATAGTATCGTCTGATATTATTGACAGCACAGCGGGATCAATTTTTGACGCAACACAGACAAAATGCAAGCCAGTCGGGGATAAAATGACTCTCGTTCAGGTTGTATCTTGGTACGATAACGAGAATTCTTACACGAGCCAAATGGTAAGAACTATTAAATATTTCTCGGAGCTTAAATAATTTATTTACGGCTTAATCTAAGAAATTAATTAATCGCTCCTGCCTGAATCAAATCGGGCGGGAGTTTTTTTGCGCTATAATATTCACAAATTTTTTAACGCATGAAATTTTTATAATCTGGAGATGAAAATTTATTCATGAAATTATTTGTGAGTCTGATGGGATTTATTTCTGCTGTAGTTCTCTGTGTAGTTCTTCACGTAGCAAGTAATATGTTTATTCCGCTTGTTATAGCATGGTTTATCCTGCAAATTCTGCGCCCTGTCGTAAAAATCGGCAAAACTTTAAGGCTCAATGCGTGGCTTAATATTACACTTGTTTTTGCGATTTTAACAATTGCGGGCATTATCGGCTTTAAATTTGTAGCTGTTCAGGTCGTAGAATTCGGGCGTGTCTATGACGCTTATTCTGACAAATTAATAGAATGGTTCGTAAATTTACTGAAGACTCTCAGCATTCCCCCTGAAGCTGTCAAAAATTTCAACTGGCTGGGACTCTTACAGGATAACGCGCGCAATATTTCAGAATTAGTAATAGCTCTCTCAAGCAAATTTGTATTAACTCTAGTTTTCTTGATGTTCATGTTATTAGAAGCTCCATTCTTAGACGAAAAAATT
Encoded here:
- the gap gene encoding type I glyceraldehyde-3-phosphate dehydrogenase; amino-acid sequence: MAVRVAINGFGRIGRLAFRQMFDAEGYEVVAINDLVKPSMLAHLLKYDTTHGSYKKNSITADDEAGKITVDGKDITIYAKPKAEELPWGELKIDVVLECSGFYASKEKAQAHITAGARKVVISAPAGNDLPTIVYNVNHKTLKASDTIISAASCTTNCLAPMAKALNDLAPIVSGFMTTVHAYTGDQMILDGPHRKGDLRRARAAACNIVPNSTGAAKAIGLVIPELSGKLDGAAQRVPTPTGSTTILDAVVEGTWTKEQVNDQMKKEATESFEYNTDQIVSSDIIDSTAGSIFDATQTKCKPVGDKMTLVQVVSWYDNENSYTSQMVRTIKYFSELK
- a CDS encoding sodium-dependent transporter, coding for MEGNSRETFASRLGFIFLSAGCAIGLGNVWRFPFITGKYGGAAFVLIYIAFLLLLALPIMVMEFSVGRASKKSPSRSFAVLRPEHKVWSIWGYAAWLGNILLMMFYTTITGWMLIYTYNSAIGSFEGLNAEAVGKFFGDFLDSPSQMVIGMTLSVLIGSAVCFSGLRNGVERVTKIMMCGLLIIMISLAVRSVTLEGSEKGLEFYLKPDFSKLVSDGLMTALYAALGQAFFTLSLGIGSMAIFGSYIEKDRSLFGESLIVTGLDTFVALTAGLIIFPACFAYGINPGAGPGLIFVTLPNMFNAMPSGQIWGTLFFLFMSFAALSTVIAVFENIVACFMDQFGWTRKKSVIIMTILVFVLSIPCALGFNLWKDIQPLGAGTGVLDLEDFIVSNNMLPFGSVIYLLFCVTRYGWGWDNFIKEADEGKGLKFPAALRCYLTYIVPVIMLVIIGVGYYQTFAK
- a CDS encoding rubredoxin, translating into MKKYVCTVCGYVYDPAVGDPDNGIPAGTAFEDLPEDWTCPPCGVGKEMFEAE
- a CDS encoding FAD-dependent oxidoreductase; the encoded protein is MTKYLILGAGPAGLSFAHRLLKLGEKDFIILEANNEAGGLCRSLKVDGSIIDIGGGHILDVRRPEVVKFLFDFMPRSEWNYFTRDTIINFQGQNISHPFEANIWQLDIESQVNFLCSIARAGCVTGKSKPEKFCDWIIWKLGEKIARDYMLPYNQKMFGDELNNLGTYWLEKLPEVSFEDTLKSCLEHRARAKQPGHAEFFYPVKSGYGELWLRMAKSLERQIFYNQHVSCVDFDSLRVKTLEGGEFNADIIINTIPYKEFRELSGMPDSLRDSINELKHTSIAIKYFHENLNISAQWVYCPDLNLPYHRIFLQHNILPDSVGYWTETNAERLSPGEKVLYLNKYSYPLNTLNKPRVMNNLLTWLKSKNFYGLGRWGEHQHYNSDLVVELAIKLADKLVAG
- a CDS encoding flagellin — translated: MRIYHNIPALTAYNSLNATNTAMEKSIQKLSTGLRINSAADDAAGFAISEKMRSQINGLEIAIRNTQDATSMLQVAEGALGETNSMLQRMRELSVQASNDTLTSQDRSYIQLEIDQLVDQINRVANTTQFNKKRLLDGSSAGITSSSNLSVRAFVRGSLRELDQFGQKKSFEGNYKIKVNVDPNQTGQGQVQKSSIMTIKHPNVITDVEINSDEGIVKVAVDNLPAANFELSAVTTPPVSSASAISSYYGFDEAADLSEVQAYFTPTITTTAGDINNASILFEITSTSSDSITLKAQSNILGLDGTVNSAVMENIILRNDGTTTTTPDLSKLIGLDDDAGAFNLALAIQPDADAPEFKTGDKFVFNVVGESTTTAADMGVSVTATQDPDWPYNWTTNNNTAGESVFADTGTLTYALNSSNCQNKDIHFRNYYLDQQRGTVYDGDIIITTDDNFAVANMTDGDTLTKFTAAYIGKTATGDTKLRDLNTFWNTSGVFMLENPQTITITQGDGKKASVTLYATDTLNELRSKFNSAIANDLGQSQYVNGSYSDYFCTFVEKEQGVDMPAQGLETVPGTFIFRSLLAGSAGDLTFSGDEDLINTLAFNVVKESSVAAFQASIYDAHTGTPIATNVKVSDNHLIGILHDNVDIEFDAMAGIQATWSPTEKNFILTPTSNGYEATIHIVDSSTVFQIGANEGEDIAIDIGNMSAASLGVTKVNVATRETAAAAIGIIDHAINIVSSQRAKIGAYQNALDYTSENLTTTMTNLSAAESRIRDADMAKEMMEFVKLQILNQSGTSMLAQANQLPQSVLSLLQ
- a CDS encoding sodium-dependent transporter, with amino-acid sequence MQDLNKSRETLGSRLGFIFLSAGCAIGLGNVWRFPFITGQYGGAAFVLIYIFFLLFLALPILVMEFAVGRASQKSVSQSFEVLAPNKKIWSLWGYAGWLGCILLMMYYTVVAGWMIAYTCYSASGILEGITPDEVGAVFGGLVSNPERTALWLYVAVSIGFIVCCAGLEAGVERVTKIMMAGLLIIMIALAVRSVTLEGSEKGLKFYLQPSFENLTAKGFWTSVYAALGQAFFTLGLGVGSMAIFGSYISKEKSLMGESLIITGLDTFVALTAGLIIFPACFAYGINPGAGPGLIFVTLPNMFNSMPNGRIWATLFFLFMSFAALSTVIAVFENIIACFMDKFNMKRVPASIITCVGIFILSLPCAFGFNIWSGFQPLGEGSNVLDLEDFILSNNILPIGTTIYLLFCVTRYGWGWDNFIKEVDTGEGLKFPKFLRGYLTYVVPVIMLVIFVVGYWEKFF